Proteins encoded together in one Columba livia isolate bColLiv1 breed racing homer chromosome 3, bColLiv1.pat.W.v2, whole genome shotgun sequence window:
- the MLIP gene encoding muscular LMNA-interacting protein isoform X7 has protein sequence MTSSSVLLCTFLHCFLFISQLCSTCYGQQPGERDIPIINPLSFISRGQVTSQESGTKPLTFTFVPSIGRLPTHFEVLDISKFLVTVPEEPKDLSNQGIPNKSSAVSHELAVNSGARQDCVSAVHTDSTRTIFQSPGCNVSKGEMQENDLFKAEFILITDSGDEDEVAAVSNNIHRPSNGYGRISAQLLATSHVSPGTGAGKPPGDGHVSGAASSLSTADQQKHQLISTLSISDHLSSKPPAVHLISPTNQKIACGAVVNLNQASSLEDSCNNWQSATGFSKQESSLCFQSASCSSPSSVTKISSSASSSCYSAPQLYDKLRTPSPYAPGCVCKTGDFTSSVPAKSPSLSPDPPHSAETQGSSAQPLSSSSSKRLNALSPVPVHIVTHSLSPSPKPLSPPSLYGSSSTICSINEPCTKMSSRGNLAKSDVRSPLPTRLTLLTAILRSGSSQRRPLSPASCPTFSPSSLDSSTLAIDQKSKTTPPTPKKSVSSPRIRPDSPNREEYWLSGWAQQLPLPTKPQLTPRARSLSPKKHLPVGTLSPEYRSPLTSPISSHRKSVASPGLQPTLPPPCAPAPSSLAHPTSPSPGGLRDAASRSRAPQKSQRVHTYSPIFTCRSYPLLSSTSLSGIVSPTLEKCPPPSPSLLHSASRSKSDSSETSVQDMSTPSPTPSSVLKQWSLSRPHSTPPVPQTGNINSQSLQLNSALVHTNYRPNSSSPRPEQSATSLVLKCRSPVSDNSPGTLPSRPRELTSPQSFSLPSDRENIKPKQYKIKTSYKAFAAIPTNTLLMEQKALEEPTKTASVTEGTALDTHSEMCSPAQLRQQTEELCAVIDQVLQDPLTMRRCESSPSFLQMSTESDVGKVSTTLQRAAGRETRYASLYKSAPMMTESQLTKPGVIRPVLVKAKSAQQKEEPYQPNPFKKYLEEISDQDTEQPSHPIVPIPENETLSSKQVDNERGSV, from the exons GTCACTTCTCAAGAATCTGGAACAAAACCATTGACCTTCACATTTGTACCATCCATTGGAAGACTTCCAACTCATTTTGAGGTTCTAGATATCTCCAAGTTCCTTGTGACAGTTCCAGAGGAGCCAAAGGATCTGAGCAATCAAGGAATTCCAAAtaag TCTAGTGCAGTCTCCCATGAGCTGGCTGTAAACAGCGGGGCCAGACAAGACTGTGTGTCCGCCGTTCATACAGACAGTACCCGAACGATTTTCCAGTCCCCAGGGTGTAACGTGAGTAAAGGAGAAATGCAGGAGAATGACCTTTTCAAAGCTGAGTTTATCCTGATTACGGACTCCGGTGACGAAGATGAAGTAGCTGCTGTCTCGAACAACATCCATCGGCCTTCCAATGGCTACGGTCGCATCAGCGCTCAGCTGCTGGCCACGTCCCATGTGTCGCCAGGCACTGGGGCAGGGAAACCTCCTGGCGATGGGCACGTTTCAGGTGCTGCATCTTCTCTCAGCACTGCTGATCAACAGAAACATCAG ttaATTTCTACTCTTTCCATCTCTGATCATCTTTCCTCTAAACCACCTGCTGTACACTTAATTTCTCCAACTAATCAGAAAATAGCGTGTGGTGCCGTGGTTAACCTGAATCAAGCCTCTTCGCTGGAAGACTCCTGTAACAACTGGCAGTCAGCAACTGGGTTTTCTAAGCAAGAATCATCTCTCTGCTTTCAGTCTGCTTCCTGTAGTTCACCTTCCTCCGTGACTAAAATATCCTCTTCTGCATCAAGCAGTTGTTACTCCGCTCCCCAACTGTATGATAAGCTACGAACACCAAGTCCCTATGCCCCTGGCTGTGTTTGCAAAACGGGAGACTTCACATCCTCTGTTCCAGCAAAGAGCCCAAGTCTTTCCCCTGATCCTCCACATTCAGCTGAAACACAAGGATCTTCAGCTCAGCCTTTATCTTCCAGTTCCTCCAAAAGATTGAATGCTTTATCTCCTGTCCCTGTACATATCGTAACACATTCATTATCTCCTAGCCCTAAACCTTTGTCTCCACCCTCTCTTTACGGCTCCTCTTCAACCATATGTAGTATAAATGAGCCTTGCACAAAGATGTCATCTAGAGGAAATTTAGCAAAGTCAGATGTCAGATCCCCTCTGCCAACCAGACTGACCCTCTTAACTGCTATTTTGAGATCAGGCTCTTCTCAGCGGAGACCGCTTTCCCCTGCTTCTTGTCCTACGTTTTCTCCTAGCTCGCTTGATTCCTCTACACTTGCAATAGATCAAAAGTCCAAAACAACTCCCCCAACCCCCAAGAAATCTGTTTCAAGCCCCCGTATAAGGCCAGATTCTCCCAACAGAGAGGAGTATTGGCTTTCAGGCTGGGCTCAGCAGCTGCCTTTACCCACCAAGCCTCAGCTCACTCCTAGGGCAAGGTCCCTTTCTCCTAAAAAGCACCTTCCAGTTGGGACACTTTCTCCAGAATACCGAAGTCCTCTGACATCCCCCATCTCCTCCCATAGAAAATCAGTTGCTTCTCCAGGTTTGCAGCCTACTCTGCCTCCTCCTTGTGCCCCAGCACCCTCCTCCCTTGCACACCCTACCTCTCCATCTCCAGGAGGGCTGCGGGATGCTGCCTCCAGGTCCCGGGCACCTCAGAAGTCTCAGAGAGTACACACTTACTCACCCATCTTTACCTGCCGGTCATaccctttgctttcttctacCAGTCTTAGTGGCATAGTCTCACCCACCCTAGAAAAATGTCCACCTCCTTCCCCAAGTCTTTTGCATTCAGCTTCTAGATCTAAATCAGATTCATCAGAAACATCTGTTCAGGACATGAGTACCCCTTCTCCTACCCCTTCAAGTGTTTTAAAGCAGTGGTCTCTCTCACGGCCTCATTCTACTCCACCAGTTCCACAAACTGGTAATATTAATTCCCAGTCACTGCAGCTTAATTCTGCATTGGTGCATACAAATTATAGGCCTAATTCCTCCTCTCCAAGACCTGAGCAATCTGCCACCTCACTGGTGTTAAAGTGCAGATCTCCTGTCTCAGACAACTCACCAGGCACACTGCCATCAAGACCCAGAGAGCTGACTTCACCACAGtctttttccctgccttctgACCGTGAAAACATCAAACCCAAG CAATACAAGATCAAGACAAGCTACAAGGCATTTGCAGCAATCCCTACAAACACATTACTTATGGAACAGAAG GCCTTAGAAGAGCCAACAAAGACTGCTAGTGTGACTGAAGGCACTGCTTTGGACACCCATTCAGAG atgtgctcccctgcccagctcagACAACAAACAGAAGAGCTGTGTGCTGTCATTGATCAAGTGCTGCAGGACCCATTGACTATG cgCCGATGCGAATCTTCGCCAAGTTTTCTGCAGATGAGCACGGAGTCAGATGTTGGCAAG GTGTCAACAAcactgcagagagcagctggaCGTGAAACCAGATAT GCCAGCCTTTACAAATCAGCACCTATGATGACAGAGAGTCAGCTG ACAAAACCTGGTGTCATTCGTCCTGTGCTGGTGAAAGCGAAGAGTGCACAGCAAAAGGAGGAGCCCTACCAACCCAATCCTTTTAAAAAGTACCTTGAAGAAATCAGTGATCAAGATACTGAGCAG
- the MLIP gene encoding muscular LMNA-interacting protein isoform X10, with protein sequence MTSSSVLLCTFLHCFLFISQLCSTCYGQQPGERDIPIINPLSFISRGQVTSQESGTKPLTFTFVPSIGRLPTHFEVLDISKFLVTVPEEPKDLSNQGIPNKSSAVSHELAVNSGARQDCVSAVHTDSTRTIFQSPGCNVSKGEMQENDLFKAEFILITDSGDEDEVAAVSNNIHRPSNGYGRISAQLLATSHVSPGTGAGKPPGDGHVSGAASSLSTADQQKHQLISTLSISDHLSSKPPAVHLISPTNQKIACGAVVNLNQASSLEDSCNNWQSATGFSKQESSLCFQSASCSSPSSVTKISSSASSSCYSAPQLYDKLRTPSPYAPGCVCKTGDFTSSVPAKSPSLSPDPPHSAETQGSSAQPLSSSSSKRLNALSPVPVHIVTHSLSPSPKPLSPPSLYGSSSTICSINEPCTKMSSRGNLAKSDVRSPLPTRLTLLTAILRSGSSQRRPLSPASCPTFSPSSLDSSTLAIDQKSKTTPPTPKKSVSSPRIRPDSPNREEYWLSGWAQQLPLPTKPQLTPRARSLSPKKHLPVGTLSPEYRSPLTSPISSHRKSVASPGLQPTLPPPCAPAPSSLAHPTSPSPGGLRDAASRSRAPQKSQRVHTYSPIFTCRSYPLLSSTSLSGIVSPTLEKCPPPSPSLLHSASRSKSDSSETSVQDMSTPSPTPSSVLKQWSLSRPHSTPPVPQTGNINSQSLQLNSALVHTNYRPNSSSPRPEQSATSLVLKCRSPVSDNSPGTLPSRPRELTSPQSFSLPSDRENIKPKALEEPTKTASVTEGTALDTHSEMCSPAQLRQQTEELCAVIDQVLQDPLTMRRCESSPSFLQMSTESDVGKVSTTLQRAAGRETRYASLYKSAPMMTESQLTKPGVIRPVLVKAKSAQQKEEPYQPNPFKKYLEEISDQDTEQPSHPIVPIPENETLSSKQVDNERGSV encoded by the exons GTCACTTCTCAAGAATCTGGAACAAAACCATTGACCTTCACATTTGTACCATCCATTGGAAGACTTCCAACTCATTTTGAGGTTCTAGATATCTCCAAGTTCCTTGTGACAGTTCCAGAGGAGCCAAAGGATCTGAGCAATCAAGGAATTCCAAAtaag TCTAGTGCAGTCTCCCATGAGCTGGCTGTAAACAGCGGGGCCAGACAAGACTGTGTGTCCGCCGTTCATACAGACAGTACCCGAACGATTTTCCAGTCCCCAGGGTGTAACGTGAGTAAAGGAGAAATGCAGGAGAATGACCTTTTCAAAGCTGAGTTTATCCTGATTACGGACTCCGGTGACGAAGATGAAGTAGCTGCTGTCTCGAACAACATCCATCGGCCTTCCAATGGCTACGGTCGCATCAGCGCTCAGCTGCTGGCCACGTCCCATGTGTCGCCAGGCACTGGGGCAGGGAAACCTCCTGGCGATGGGCACGTTTCAGGTGCTGCATCTTCTCTCAGCACTGCTGATCAACAGAAACATCAG ttaATTTCTACTCTTTCCATCTCTGATCATCTTTCCTCTAAACCACCTGCTGTACACTTAATTTCTCCAACTAATCAGAAAATAGCGTGTGGTGCCGTGGTTAACCTGAATCAAGCCTCTTCGCTGGAAGACTCCTGTAACAACTGGCAGTCAGCAACTGGGTTTTCTAAGCAAGAATCATCTCTCTGCTTTCAGTCTGCTTCCTGTAGTTCACCTTCCTCCGTGACTAAAATATCCTCTTCTGCATCAAGCAGTTGTTACTCCGCTCCCCAACTGTATGATAAGCTACGAACACCAAGTCCCTATGCCCCTGGCTGTGTTTGCAAAACGGGAGACTTCACATCCTCTGTTCCAGCAAAGAGCCCAAGTCTTTCCCCTGATCCTCCACATTCAGCTGAAACACAAGGATCTTCAGCTCAGCCTTTATCTTCCAGTTCCTCCAAAAGATTGAATGCTTTATCTCCTGTCCCTGTACATATCGTAACACATTCATTATCTCCTAGCCCTAAACCTTTGTCTCCACCCTCTCTTTACGGCTCCTCTTCAACCATATGTAGTATAAATGAGCCTTGCACAAAGATGTCATCTAGAGGAAATTTAGCAAAGTCAGATGTCAGATCCCCTCTGCCAACCAGACTGACCCTCTTAACTGCTATTTTGAGATCAGGCTCTTCTCAGCGGAGACCGCTTTCCCCTGCTTCTTGTCCTACGTTTTCTCCTAGCTCGCTTGATTCCTCTACACTTGCAATAGATCAAAAGTCCAAAACAACTCCCCCAACCCCCAAGAAATCTGTTTCAAGCCCCCGTATAAGGCCAGATTCTCCCAACAGAGAGGAGTATTGGCTTTCAGGCTGGGCTCAGCAGCTGCCTTTACCCACCAAGCCTCAGCTCACTCCTAGGGCAAGGTCCCTTTCTCCTAAAAAGCACCTTCCAGTTGGGACACTTTCTCCAGAATACCGAAGTCCTCTGACATCCCCCATCTCCTCCCATAGAAAATCAGTTGCTTCTCCAGGTTTGCAGCCTACTCTGCCTCCTCCTTGTGCCCCAGCACCCTCCTCCCTTGCACACCCTACCTCTCCATCTCCAGGAGGGCTGCGGGATGCTGCCTCCAGGTCCCGGGCACCTCAGAAGTCTCAGAGAGTACACACTTACTCACCCATCTTTACCTGCCGGTCATaccctttgctttcttctacCAGTCTTAGTGGCATAGTCTCACCCACCCTAGAAAAATGTCCACCTCCTTCCCCAAGTCTTTTGCATTCAGCTTCTAGATCTAAATCAGATTCATCAGAAACATCTGTTCAGGACATGAGTACCCCTTCTCCTACCCCTTCAAGTGTTTTAAAGCAGTGGTCTCTCTCACGGCCTCATTCTACTCCACCAGTTCCACAAACTGGTAATATTAATTCCCAGTCACTGCAGCTTAATTCTGCATTGGTGCATACAAATTATAGGCCTAATTCCTCCTCTCCAAGACCTGAGCAATCTGCCACCTCACTGGTGTTAAAGTGCAGATCTCCTGTCTCAGACAACTCACCAGGCACACTGCCATCAAGACCCAGAGAGCTGACTTCACCACAGtctttttccctgccttctgACCGTGAAAACATCAAACCCAAG GCCTTAGAAGAGCCAACAAAGACTGCTAGTGTGACTGAAGGCACTGCTTTGGACACCCATTCAGAG atgtgctcccctgcccagctcagACAACAAACAGAAGAGCTGTGTGCTGTCATTGATCAAGTGCTGCAGGACCCATTGACTATG cgCCGATGCGAATCTTCGCCAAGTTTTCTGCAGATGAGCACGGAGTCAGATGTTGGCAAG GTGTCAACAAcactgcagagagcagctggaCGTGAAACCAGATAT GCCAGCCTTTACAAATCAGCACCTATGATGACAGAGAGTCAGCTG ACAAAACCTGGTGTCATTCGTCCTGTGCTGGTGAAAGCGAAGAGTGCACAGCAAAAGGAGGAGCCCTACCAACCCAATCCTTTTAAAAAGTACCTTGAAGAAATCAGTGATCAAGATACTGAGCAG
- the MLIP gene encoding muscular LMNA-interacting protein isoform X6, with amino-acid sequence MELGKHERQVTGKEALEEKQTVTSQESGTKPLTFTFVPSIGRLPTHFEVLDISKFLVTVPEEPKDLSNQGIPNKSSAVSHELAVNSGARQDCVSAVHTDSTRTIFQSPGCNVSKGEMQENDLFKAEFILITDSGDEDEVAAVSNNIHRPSNGYGRISAQLLATSHVSPGTGAGKPPGDGHVSGAASSLSTADQQKHQLISTLSISDHLSSKPPAVHLISPTNQKIACGAVVNLNQASSLEDSCNNWQSATGFSKQESSLCFQSASCSSPSSVTKISSSASSSCYSAPQLYDKLRTPSPYAPGCVCKTGDFTSSVPAKSPSLSPDPPHSAETQGSSAQPLSSSSSKRLNALSPVPVHIVTHSLSPSPKPLSPPSLYGSSSTICSINEPCTKMSSRGNLAKSDVRSPLPTRLTLLTAILRSGSSQRRPLSPASCPTFSPSSLDSSTLAIDQKSKTTPPTPKKSVSSPRIRPDSPNREEYWLSGWAQQLPLPTKPQLTPRARSLSPKKHLPVGTLSPEYRSPLTSPISSHRKSVASPGLQPTLPPPCAPAPSSLAHPTSPSPGGLRDAASRSRAPQKSQRVHTYSPIFTCRSYPLLSSTSLSGIVSPTLEKCPPPSPSLLHSASRSKSDSSETSVQDMSTPSPTPSSVLKQWSLSRPHSTPPVPQTGNINSQSLQLNSALVHTNYRPNSSSPRPEQSATSLVLKCRSPVSDNSPGTLPSRPRELTSPQSFSLPSDRENIKPKQYKIKTSYKAFAAIPTNTLLMEQKALEEPTKTASVTEGTALDTHSEMCSPAQLRQQTEELCAVIDQVLQDPLTMRRCESSPSFLQMSTESDVGKVSTTLQRAAGRETRYASLYKSAPMMTESQLTKPGVIRPVLVKAKSAQQKEEPYQPNPFKKYLEEISDQDTEQETGLPHPLYPTKLIPPTKSPLRPSSVSLTDCLNPGLFSHLSSIACDFHENPYSPYSHNSLYNKPSHPIVPIPENETLSSKQVDNERGSV; translated from the exons GTCACTTCTCAAGAATCTGGAACAAAACCATTGACCTTCACATTTGTACCATCCATTGGAAGACTTCCAACTCATTTTGAGGTTCTAGATATCTCCAAGTTCCTTGTGACAGTTCCAGAGGAGCCAAAGGATCTGAGCAATCAAGGAATTCCAAAtaag TCTAGTGCAGTCTCCCATGAGCTGGCTGTAAACAGCGGGGCCAGACAAGACTGTGTGTCCGCCGTTCATACAGACAGTACCCGAACGATTTTCCAGTCCCCAGGGTGTAACGTGAGTAAAGGAGAAATGCAGGAGAATGACCTTTTCAAAGCTGAGTTTATCCTGATTACGGACTCCGGTGACGAAGATGAAGTAGCTGCTGTCTCGAACAACATCCATCGGCCTTCCAATGGCTACGGTCGCATCAGCGCTCAGCTGCTGGCCACGTCCCATGTGTCGCCAGGCACTGGGGCAGGGAAACCTCCTGGCGATGGGCACGTTTCAGGTGCTGCATCTTCTCTCAGCACTGCTGATCAACAGAAACATCAG ttaATTTCTACTCTTTCCATCTCTGATCATCTTTCCTCTAAACCACCTGCTGTACACTTAATTTCTCCAACTAATCAGAAAATAGCGTGTGGTGCCGTGGTTAACCTGAATCAAGCCTCTTCGCTGGAAGACTCCTGTAACAACTGGCAGTCAGCAACTGGGTTTTCTAAGCAAGAATCATCTCTCTGCTTTCAGTCTGCTTCCTGTAGTTCACCTTCCTCCGTGACTAAAATATCCTCTTCTGCATCAAGCAGTTGTTACTCCGCTCCCCAACTGTATGATAAGCTACGAACACCAAGTCCCTATGCCCCTGGCTGTGTTTGCAAAACGGGAGACTTCACATCCTCTGTTCCAGCAAAGAGCCCAAGTCTTTCCCCTGATCCTCCACATTCAGCTGAAACACAAGGATCTTCAGCTCAGCCTTTATCTTCCAGTTCCTCCAAAAGATTGAATGCTTTATCTCCTGTCCCTGTACATATCGTAACACATTCATTATCTCCTAGCCCTAAACCTTTGTCTCCACCCTCTCTTTACGGCTCCTCTTCAACCATATGTAGTATAAATGAGCCTTGCACAAAGATGTCATCTAGAGGAAATTTAGCAAAGTCAGATGTCAGATCCCCTCTGCCAACCAGACTGACCCTCTTAACTGCTATTTTGAGATCAGGCTCTTCTCAGCGGAGACCGCTTTCCCCTGCTTCTTGTCCTACGTTTTCTCCTAGCTCGCTTGATTCCTCTACACTTGCAATAGATCAAAAGTCCAAAACAACTCCCCCAACCCCCAAGAAATCTGTTTCAAGCCCCCGTATAAGGCCAGATTCTCCCAACAGAGAGGAGTATTGGCTTTCAGGCTGGGCTCAGCAGCTGCCTTTACCCACCAAGCCTCAGCTCACTCCTAGGGCAAGGTCCCTTTCTCCTAAAAAGCACCTTCCAGTTGGGACACTTTCTCCAGAATACCGAAGTCCTCTGACATCCCCCATCTCCTCCCATAGAAAATCAGTTGCTTCTCCAGGTTTGCAGCCTACTCTGCCTCCTCCTTGTGCCCCAGCACCCTCCTCCCTTGCACACCCTACCTCTCCATCTCCAGGAGGGCTGCGGGATGCTGCCTCCAGGTCCCGGGCACCTCAGAAGTCTCAGAGAGTACACACTTACTCACCCATCTTTACCTGCCGGTCATaccctttgctttcttctacCAGTCTTAGTGGCATAGTCTCACCCACCCTAGAAAAATGTCCACCTCCTTCCCCAAGTCTTTTGCATTCAGCTTCTAGATCTAAATCAGATTCATCAGAAACATCTGTTCAGGACATGAGTACCCCTTCTCCTACCCCTTCAAGTGTTTTAAAGCAGTGGTCTCTCTCACGGCCTCATTCTACTCCACCAGTTCCACAAACTGGTAATATTAATTCCCAGTCACTGCAGCTTAATTCTGCATTGGTGCATACAAATTATAGGCCTAATTCCTCCTCTCCAAGACCTGAGCAATCTGCCACCTCACTGGTGTTAAAGTGCAGATCTCCTGTCTCAGACAACTCACCAGGCACACTGCCATCAAGACCCAGAGAGCTGACTTCACCACAGtctttttccctgccttctgACCGTGAAAACATCAAACCCAAG CAATACAAGATCAAGACAAGCTACAAGGCATTTGCAGCAATCCCTACAAACACATTACTTATGGAACAGAAG GCCTTAGAAGAGCCAACAAAGACTGCTAGTGTGACTGAAGGCACTGCTTTGGACACCCATTCAGAG atgtgctcccctgcccagctcagACAACAAACAGAAGAGCTGTGTGCTGTCATTGATCAAGTGCTGCAGGACCCATTGACTATG cgCCGATGCGAATCTTCGCCAAGTTTTCTGCAGATGAGCACGGAGTCAGATGTTGGCAAG GTGTCAACAAcactgcagagagcagctggaCGTGAAACCAGATAT GCCAGCCTTTACAAATCAGCACCTATGATGACAGAGAGTCAGCTG ACAAAACCTGGTGTCATTCGTCCTGTGCTGGTGAAAGCGAAGAGTGCACAGCAAAAGGAGGAGCCCTACCAACCCAATCCTTTTAAAAAGTACCTTGAAGAAATCAGTGATCAAGATACTGAGCAG gaGACTGGTCTCCCACACCCTCTGTATCCAACTAAACTGATCCCTCCAACTAAGTCCCCTTTGCGTCCTTCGTCCGTCTCTCTCACTGACTGTCTAAACCCTGGACTTTTCAGCCACTTGTCTTCCATCGCGTGTGATTTTCACGAGAATCCTTATAGCCCTTACAGCCACAACTCTTTGTACAATAAG
- the MLIP gene encoding muscular LMNA-interacting protein isoform X4: MTSSSVLLCTFLHCFLFISQLCSTCYGQQPGERDIPIINPLSFISRGQVTSQESGTKPLTFTFVPSIGRLPTHFEVLDISKFLVTVPEEPKDLSNQGIPNKSSAVSHELAVNSGARQDCVSAVHTDSTRTIFQSPGCNVSKGEMQENDLFKAEFILITDSGDEDEVAAVSNNIHRPSNGYGRISAQLLATSHVSPGTGAGKPPGDGHVSGAASSLSTADQQKHQLISTLSISDHLSSKPPAVHLISPTNQKIACGAVVNLNQASSLEDSCNNWQSATGFSKQESSLCFQSASCSSPSSVTKISSSASSSCYSAPQLYDKLRTPSPYAPGCVCKTGDFTSSVPAKSPSLSPDPPHSAETQGSSAQPLSSSSSKRLNALSPVPVHIVTHSLSPSPKPLSPPSLYGSSSTICSINEPCTKMSSRGNLAKSDVRSPLPTRLTLLTAILRSGSSQRRPLSPASCPTFSPSSLDSSTLAIDQKSKTTPPTPKKSVSSPRIRPDSPNREEYWLSGWAQQLPLPTKPQLTPRARSLSPKKHLPVGTLSPEYRSPLTSPISSHRKSVASPGLQPTLPPPCAPAPSSLAHPTSPSPGGLRDAASRSRAPQKSQRVHTYSPIFTCRSYPLLSSTSLSGIVSPTLEKCPPPSPSLLHSASRSKSDSSETSVQDMSTPSPTPSSVLKQWSLSRPHSTPPVPQTGNINSQSLQLNSALVHTNYRPNSSSPRPEQSATSLVLKCRSPVSDNSPGTLPSRPRELTSPQSFSLPSDRENIKPKQYKIKTSYKAFAAIPTNTLLMEQKALEEPTKTASVTEGTALDTHSEMCSPAQLRQQTEELCAVIDQVLQDPLTMRRCESSPSFLQMSTESDVGKVSTTLQRAAGRETRYTKPGVIRPVLVKAKSAQQKEEPYQPNPFKKYLEEISDQDTEQETGLPHPLYPTKLIPPTKSPLRPSSVSLTDCLNPGLFSHLSSIACDFHENPYSPYSHNSLYNKPSHPIVPIPENETLSSKQVDNERGSV, from the exons GTCACTTCTCAAGAATCTGGAACAAAACCATTGACCTTCACATTTGTACCATCCATTGGAAGACTTCCAACTCATTTTGAGGTTCTAGATATCTCCAAGTTCCTTGTGACAGTTCCAGAGGAGCCAAAGGATCTGAGCAATCAAGGAATTCCAAAtaag TCTAGTGCAGTCTCCCATGAGCTGGCTGTAAACAGCGGGGCCAGACAAGACTGTGTGTCCGCCGTTCATACAGACAGTACCCGAACGATTTTCCAGTCCCCAGGGTGTAACGTGAGTAAAGGAGAAATGCAGGAGAATGACCTTTTCAAAGCTGAGTTTATCCTGATTACGGACTCCGGTGACGAAGATGAAGTAGCTGCTGTCTCGAACAACATCCATCGGCCTTCCAATGGCTACGGTCGCATCAGCGCTCAGCTGCTGGCCACGTCCCATGTGTCGCCAGGCACTGGGGCAGGGAAACCTCCTGGCGATGGGCACGTTTCAGGTGCTGCATCTTCTCTCAGCACTGCTGATCAACAGAAACATCAG ttaATTTCTACTCTTTCCATCTCTGATCATCTTTCCTCTAAACCACCTGCTGTACACTTAATTTCTCCAACTAATCAGAAAATAGCGTGTGGTGCCGTGGTTAACCTGAATCAAGCCTCTTCGCTGGAAGACTCCTGTAACAACTGGCAGTCAGCAACTGGGTTTTCTAAGCAAGAATCATCTCTCTGCTTTCAGTCTGCTTCCTGTAGTTCACCTTCCTCCGTGACTAAAATATCCTCTTCTGCATCAAGCAGTTGTTACTCCGCTCCCCAACTGTATGATAAGCTACGAACACCAAGTCCCTATGCCCCTGGCTGTGTTTGCAAAACGGGAGACTTCACATCCTCTGTTCCAGCAAAGAGCCCAAGTCTTTCCCCTGATCCTCCACATTCAGCTGAAACACAAGGATCTTCAGCTCAGCCTTTATCTTCCAGTTCCTCCAAAAGATTGAATGCTTTATCTCCTGTCCCTGTACATATCGTAACACATTCATTATCTCCTAGCCCTAAACCTTTGTCTCCACCCTCTCTTTACGGCTCCTCTTCAACCATATGTAGTATAAATGAGCCTTGCACAAAGATGTCATCTAGAGGAAATTTAGCAAAGTCAGATGTCAGATCCCCTCTGCCAACCAGACTGACCCTCTTAACTGCTATTTTGAGATCAGGCTCTTCTCAGCGGAGACCGCTTTCCCCTGCTTCTTGTCCTACGTTTTCTCCTAGCTCGCTTGATTCCTCTACACTTGCAATAGATCAAAAGTCCAAAACAACTCCCCCAACCCCCAAGAAATCTGTTTCAAGCCCCCGTATAAGGCCAGATTCTCCCAACAGAGAGGAGTATTGGCTTTCAGGCTGGGCTCAGCAGCTGCCTTTACCCACCAAGCCTCAGCTCACTCCTAGGGCAAGGTCCCTTTCTCCTAAAAAGCACCTTCCAGTTGGGACACTTTCTCCAGAATACCGAAGTCCTCTGACATCCCCCATCTCCTCCCATAGAAAATCAGTTGCTTCTCCAGGTTTGCAGCCTACTCTGCCTCCTCCTTGTGCCCCAGCACCCTCCTCCCTTGCACACCCTACCTCTCCATCTCCAGGAGGGCTGCGGGATGCTGCCTCCAGGTCCCGGGCACCTCAGAAGTCTCAGAGAGTACACACTTACTCACCCATCTTTACCTGCCGGTCATaccctttgctttcttctacCAGTCTTAGTGGCATAGTCTCACCCACCCTAGAAAAATGTCCACCTCCTTCCCCAAGTCTTTTGCATTCAGCTTCTAGATCTAAATCAGATTCATCAGAAACATCTGTTCAGGACATGAGTACCCCTTCTCCTACCCCTTCAAGTGTTTTAAAGCAGTGGTCTCTCTCACGGCCTCATTCTACTCCACCAGTTCCACAAACTGGTAATATTAATTCCCAGTCACTGCAGCTTAATTCTGCATTGGTGCATACAAATTATAGGCCTAATTCCTCCTCTCCAAGACCTGAGCAATCTGCCACCTCACTGGTGTTAAAGTGCAGATCTCCTGTCTCAGACAACTCACCAGGCACACTGCCATCAAGACCCAGAGAGCTGACTTCACCACAGtctttttccctgccttctgACCGTGAAAACATCAAACCCAAG CAATACAAGATCAAGACAAGCTACAAGGCATTTGCAGCAATCCCTACAAACACATTACTTATGGAACAGAAG GCCTTAGAAGAGCCAACAAAGACTGCTAGTGTGACTGAAGGCACTGCTTTGGACACCCATTCAGAG atgtgctcccctgcccagctcagACAACAAACAGAAGAGCTGTGTGCTGTCATTGATCAAGTGCTGCAGGACCCATTGACTATG cgCCGATGCGAATCTTCGCCAAGTTTTCTGCAGATGAGCACGGAGTCAGATGTTGGCAAG GTGTCAACAAcactgcagagagcagctggaCGTGAAACCAGATAT ACAAAACCTGGTGTCATTCGTCCTGTGCTGGTGAAAGCGAAGAGTGCACAGCAAAAGGAGGAGCCCTACCAACCCAATCCTTTTAAAAAGTACCTTGAAGAAATCAGTGATCAAGATACTGAGCAG gaGACTGGTCTCCCACACCCTCTGTATCCAACTAAACTGATCCCTCCAACTAAGTCCCCTTTGCGTCCTTCGTCCGTCTCTCTCACTGACTGTCTAAACCCTGGACTTTTCAGCCACTTGTCTTCCATCGCGTGTGATTTTCACGAGAATCCTTATAGCCCTTACAGCCACAACTCTTTGTACAATAAG